A genomic segment from Pseudomonas sp. S09G 359 encodes:
- a CDS encoding RHS repeat-associated core domain-containing protein has product MSAALHRNTPTLVAFDPRGLTVRTVAYQRASAQAEPQARVIRQVYGASGLLRQQWDPRLYALNAPAPSESLVHSLSGATLQRDSVDAGRRLVVLNQAGQLLQAWDSRGACQRYEYDTSQRPVAVFEQAADEPRERCVERLDYASPSPEAAALNRCGRLIRHADPAGSVLFDEYAIDQRELKQTRRFRSDTTPVDWPATAPAQEALLEKAAYTTVRRYDALGALLEHTDAKGNRQHRAYGLHGRLKEVAITPKDGARTLLLHQRKYTANGQMEYEWLGTRLIRTARYAPQNARLLQIQTYRQGGAAKPLQDLVYAYDPVGNILSLSDLAQPTQWHSNARIEAGSRYEYDSLYQLTLATGREHAASTSGQAPPPQLMFGATDAGLWRNYTQRYTYDEGGNLTHLRHSPGTGTGYTRQMTVAAHSNRAVSGTALPAAEDFDGNGNQRALGSGQQMGWNVRNQLTHVTHVGHEADGEAYLYDAHGTRALKVRRNGMHSQRTYYLPGLQMHWRRGQRFNLLDIDLDGSRVTVLQWEQGRPDGMDAEQIQFNLLDHLKSSALVVDDQAQLLSQEGYYPYGATAWCANRSALQGDYKCYRYAGKERDATGLYYYGARYYAPWLMRWISPDPGGAVDGLNLYAMVHGNPMRFTDAGGGQTTFGEQFQPSRGDMIFGLSEVVAGYRSFWSKMSARGDVLAAYFSGADVANWSAGLGVVAHAFKSYQELAPDIFKDLITPDPSGTEEVYVRLKRELVQKTSAVEQHFYQSMVARYSGCLSTSANQQFVRRFAGDLVQSKYSLTDTTREFIDKGLNEIQKKLISRSSKSALATLIGSQGATVHFALDELDINSVIRKTKRSVTGSELRWLYRHRAQLAGRVVFYQGQRRVDAPWDTHAATWKSYRPRSTRVTARR; this is encoded by the coding sequence ATGTCTGCTGCACTCCATCGAAACACCCCCACTCTTGTGGCGTTCGACCCGCGCGGGTTGACCGTACGCACTGTTGCCTACCAACGCGCCAGCGCCCAGGCCGAGCCCCAGGCCCGCGTCATACGCCAGGTGTATGGCGCCAGCGGCTTGCTGCGTCAGCAATGGGACCCGCGCCTGTATGCCCTGAACGCCCCTGCGCCCTCTGAAAGCCTGGTGCACAGCCTGTCCGGGGCTACGCTGCAGCGCGACAGCGTGGATGCCGGCCGGCGCCTGGTGGTGCTGAACCAGGCCGGGCAACTGCTGCAGGCCTGGGACAGCCGGGGCGCTTGCCAACGCTATGAATACGACACCTCGCAACGGCCGGTCGCGGTGTTTGAACAGGCGGCCGACGAACCGCGTGAACGTTGTGTCGAGCGCTTGGACTATGCCAGCCCCTCGCCCGAAGCGGCGGCGCTGAACCGTTGTGGCCGGCTGATTCGGCATGCCGACCCGGCGGGCAGCGTGCTGTTCGATGAGTACGCCATCGATCAGCGCGAGCTCAAGCAAACCCGGCGTTTTCGCTCCGACACCACCCCGGTGGACTGGCCGGCTACGGCGCCCGCCCAGGAGGCTTTGCTGGAAAAAGCCGCCTATACCACGGTTCGCCGCTACGACGCCCTGGGCGCATTGCTTGAGCATACCGACGCCAAGGGCAATCGCCAGCATCGGGCCTATGGGCTGCATGGCCGGCTCAAGGAGGTCGCAATCACCCCCAAGGACGGCGCACGCACGCTGTTGTTGCATCAGCGCAAATACACCGCCAACGGGCAGATGGAGTACGAATGGCTTGGCACCAGGCTGATCAGGACCGCGCGTTATGCGCCGCAAAACGCGCGTTTGTTGCAGATCCAGACTTACCGCCAGGGCGGAGCCGCCAAGCCATTGCAAGACCTGGTGTACGCCTATGACCCGGTTGGCAATATCCTCAGCCTCAGCGACCTGGCCCAGCCCACCCAATGGCACAGCAATGCGCGCATTGAGGCGGGCAGTCGATACGAGTACGACAGCCTGTACCAACTCACCCTTGCCACCGGGCGCGAACATGCTGCGAGCACGTCGGGCCAGGCACCCCCGCCGCAACTGATGTTCGGTGCGACGGACGCTGGGCTGTGGCGCAATTACACCCAGCGTTACACCTACGACGAAGGTGGCAACCTCACGCACCTGCGTCATTCACCGGGCACCGGCACGGGTTACACCCGGCAGATGACGGTTGCGGCTCACAGCAACCGCGCCGTATCCGGTACCGCGCTGCCAGCGGCCGAGGACTTTGACGGCAATGGCAACCAGCGTGCCCTTGGCAGCGGCCAGCAGATGGGCTGGAACGTGCGCAACCAGTTGACCCACGTGACCCACGTGGGGCACGAGGCTGACGGCGAGGCTTACCTCTACGATGCCCACGGCACGCGTGCGCTCAAGGTCAGGCGCAATGGCATGCACTCGCAACGTACCTATTATCTGCCGGGGCTGCAGATGCACTGGCGGCGTGGCCAGCGCTTCAACCTGCTGGATATTGACCTGGATGGCAGCCGGGTGACGGTGCTGCAATGGGAGCAGGGCCGCCCTGACGGCATGGACGCCGAGCAGATCCAGTTCAACCTGCTCGACCACCTCAAGAGCAGCGCGTTGGTGGTCGATGACCAGGCGCAGCTATTGAGCCAGGAAGGCTATTACCCCTACGGCGCCACAGCCTGGTGCGCCAACCGGTCGGCGCTCCAGGGCGACTACAAGTGCTACCGCTATGCGGGCAAAGAGCGCGACGCCACCGGTCTGTATTACTACGGTGCGCGTTACTACGCGCCTTGGTTGATGCGCTGGATCAGCCCGGACCCGGGTGGCGCTGTAGACGGGTTGAATCTGTATGCGATGGTGCACGGTAACCCCATGCGGTTCACCGATGCAGGGGGCGGGCAGACGACCTTTGGTGAGCAGTTCCAACCCAGCCGGGGCGACATGATTTTTGGCCTGAGCGAGGTGGTCGCGGGCTACCGGAGTTTCTGGTCAAAAATGAGCGCGCGGGGCGATGTCTTGGCGGCGTACTTTTCTGGTGCCGACGTGGCGAACTGGAGCGCCGGGCTAGGGGTCGTCGCACATGCATTCAAGAGTTATCAAGAGCTGGCGCCGGACATCTTCAAGGACCTGATCACGCCCGACCCAAGCGGAACCGAAGAGGTTTACGTCCGGCTGAAACGCGAGCTGGTCCAGAAGACTTCAGCAGTAGAACAGCACTTCTATCAAAGTATGGTGGCGCGTTATTCCGGTTGTTTGTCTACAAGTGCCAACCAGCAGTTCGTCAGGCGTTTTGCTGGGGATCTGGTGCAAAGCAAGTACTCACTCACCGACACTACGCGGGAGTTCATTGACAAAGGGCTGAACGAGATTCAAAAAAAGCTGATCAGCCGCAGCAGTAAATCGGCATTGGCTACGCTGATTGGCTCCCAGGGCGCGACGGTGCATTTCGCCCTTGATGAGCTGGACATCAACAGCGTGATTCGCAAGACCAAACGCTCGGTCACCGGTTCCGAACTGCGCTGGCTTTACCGGCACCGTGCTCAGTTGGCCGGCCGAGTGGTGTTTTATCAAGGCCAGCGGCGCGTGGATGCCCCTTGGGACACCCATGCGGCGACGTGGAAGAGTTACCGGCCGCGCAGTACGCGAGTGACTGCACGGCGTTGA
- a CDS encoding BolA family transcriptional regulator, producing the protein MTMQQRIETALGALAPDHLSVLDESHMHSRGLQTHFKAVLVSQQFEGLNRVKRHQKVYATLGDLMSEFHALALHTYTPEEWQQIGAAPASPTCAGGH; encoded by the coding sequence ATGACCATGCAACAGCGTATCGAAACGGCGCTCGGCGCCCTGGCCCCGGACCACTTGAGCGTGCTGGATGAAAGCCATATGCACAGCCGTGGGTTGCAGACCCACTTCAAGGCCGTGTTGGTCAGCCAGCAGTTCGAGGGGCTTAACCGCGTCAAGCGCCACCAGAAGGTCTACGCCACCCTGGGTGACCTGATGAGCGAGTTTCATGCGCTGGCGCTGCACACCTACACTCCTGAAGAGTGGCAACAAATCGGCGCGGCACCTGCTTCGCCGACGTGTGCGGGCGGGCATTGA
- a CDS encoding DUF2059 domain-containing protein — MTRLRAICTAVALVCASGQVLADTASHNASAEAFLTLAHADKLGTPVYMQVQQMFAQRFEQTKAPAAKQSVLDSYQAKANAALDQAIGWPKLKPDMVKLYTTNFSESELKDLVAFYQSPLGKKVLEKMPQLTQQSAQMTQAKLESAVPVVNKLLEDMTNELAPKAAAPAKKK, encoded by the coding sequence ATGACTCGTCTTCGTGCCATCTGTACCGCGGTTGCTCTGGTTTGCGCCAGCGGCCAGGTTCTTGCCGATACCGCCAGCCACAACGCCAGTGCCGAAGCCTTCCTTACCCTGGCCCATGCCGACAAGCTGGGTACCCCGGTGTACATGCAAGTGCAGCAAATGTTCGCCCAGCGTTTCGAACAGACCAAGGCGCCTGCCGCCAAGCAGTCGGTACTCGACAGCTACCAGGCCAAGGCCAACGCCGCCCTGGACCAGGCCATCGGCTGGCCCAAGCTGAAGCCAGACATGGTCAAACTCTACACCACCAACTTCAGCGAATCCGAACTCAAGGACCTGGTTGCGTTCTACCAGTCGCCGCTGGGCAAGAAAGTCCTGGAAAAAATGCCGCAACTGACCCAGCAATCGGCCCAGATGACCCAGGCCAAGCTGGAAAGCGCCGTGCCGGTGGTGAACAAGCTGTTGGAAGACATGACCAACGAGCTGGCACCCAAAGCCGCTGCACCGGCCAAGAAGAAGTAA
- a CDS encoding class II fumarate hydratase — MSRIETDSLGDVEVPDDAYWGAQTQRSLVNFAIGEQRMPLAVLHALALIKKAAARVNDRNGDLPADIARLIEQAADEVLAGQHDDQFPLVVWQTGSGTQSNMNANEVIAGRANELSGKTRGGKSPVHPNDHVNRSQSSNDCFPTAMSIAAVQAVHQQLLPAIANLSGGLAELAARHMKLVKTGRTHMMDATPITFGQELSAFIAQLDYAERAVRSALPAVCELAQGGTAVGTGLNSPHGFGEAIASELAALAGLPFVTAPNKFAALSGHEPLVTLHGALKTLAVALMKLANDLRLLGSGPRAGLAEVKLPANEPGSSIMPGKVNPTQCEALSMLACQVLGNDVTIGIAASQGHLQLNVYKPVIIHNLLESIRLLADGCNNFQEHCVAGLEPDAGQMAEHLERGLMLVTALNPHIGYDKSAQIAKKAYTEGLTLREAALDLGYLTDEEFDQWVRPENMLEAGH, encoded by the coding sequence ATGAGCCGTATCGAAACCGACAGCCTGGGAGACGTAGAAGTCCCGGATGACGCTTACTGGGGCGCCCAGACCCAACGTTCGCTGGTGAATTTCGCCATCGGCGAACAGCGCATGCCCCTGGCGGTACTGCACGCCCTGGCCCTGATCAAGAAGGCCGCTGCACGGGTCAACGACCGCAACGGCGACCTGCCCGCCGACATCGCCCGCCTGATCGAACAGGCCGCCGACGAAGTGCTGGCCGGCCAACATGACGACCAGTTCCCGTTGGTCGTCTGGCAGACCGGCAGCGGCACCCAAAGCAATATGAACGCCAACGAAGTGATCGCCGGCCGCGCCAATGAGCTGTCGGGCAAGACTCGCGGCGGCAAGAGCCCGGTGCACCCCAACGATCATGTGAACCGCTCCCAAAGCTCCAACGACTGCTTCCCCACGGCCATGAGCATCGCGGCCGTGCAGGCCGTGCACCAGCAGTTGTTGCCGGCGATTGCCAACCTGTCCGGTGGCCTGGCGGAACTGGCCGCGCGCCATATGAAACTGGTGAAGACCGGCCGCACGCATATGATGGACGCCACGCCGATCACCTTTGGCCAGGAGCTGTCGGCCTTTATCGCCCAACTCGATTACGCCGAACGCGCAGTCCGCAGCGCCCTGCCCGCCGTGTGCGAGCTGGCCCAGGGCGGTACTGCCGTTGGCACCGGGCTCAACTCGCCGCATGGCTTTGGCGAAGCGATTGCCTCCGAGCTGGCGGCATTGGCGGGCCTGCCGTTCGTTACCGCACCGAACAAGTTTGCCGCCCTCTCCGGCCATGAGCCGCTGGTGACCCTGCACGGCGCCCTGAAAACCCTGGCCGTGGCCCTGATGAAACTCGCCAACGACCTGCGCCTGCTCGGCTCTGGCCCACGTGCCGGGCTGGCCGAAGTCAAACTGCCGGCCAACGAGCCGGGCAGCTCGATCATGCCGGGCAAGGTCAACCCGACCCAGTGCGAAGCGCTGTCGATGCTGGCCTGCCAGGTGCTGGGCAATGACGTGACCATCGGCATTGCCGCCAGCCAAGGGCATTTGCAGTTGAACGTGTACAAACCGGTGATCATCCACAACCTGCTGGAGTCGATCCGCCTGCTGGCCGACGGCTGCAACAACTTCCAGGAACACTGTGTAGCCGGCCTGGAACCGGATGCCGGGCAAATGGCCGAACACCTGGAACGCGGGCTGATGCTGGTGACCGCACTCAACCCACATATCGGCTACGACAAATCCGCGCAAATCGCCAAAAAGGCCTACACCGAAGGGCTGACCCTACGCGAAGCCGCACTGGACCTGGGCTACCTGACCGACGAAGAATTCGACCAGTGGGTACGCCCGGAAAACATGCTGGAAGCGGGGCATTAA
- a CDS encoding DMT family transporter gives MHISSGRWVYGFGLTLLTALLWGILPIKLKQVLQVMDPITVTWFRLTVAGGCLFIYLALTKRLPSRKVLGPKGGWLVAMAVCGLVGNYVLYLVGLKMLSPGTAQLVVQMGPIFLMIASVFVFKERFSRGQVLGLFVLIIGFGLFFNQRLDELLTSMGAYTAGVLTILLATSIWVFYALGQKQLLTVWNSLQVMMVIYLTCALLLTPWAHPLEALQLSPLQGWLLLACCMNTLVAYGAFAEALAHWEASRVSATLALTPLVTFVAVALAAWLWPEYVQAEEINALGYFGALVVVLGSATVALAPSLLAGLKARRLRMAS, from the coding sequence ATGCACATCTCTTCCGGCCGCTGGGTCTATGGCTTTGGCTTGACTCTGTTGACCGCGCTGCTCTGGGGCATTCTGCCGATCAAGCTCAAACAGGTATTGCAGGTGATGGACCCGATCACCGTTACCTGGTTCCGGCTGACCGTGGCCGGCGGCTGCCTGTTTATTTACCTGGCACTCACCAAACGTTTGCCCAGCCGTAAAGTACTCGGCCCCAAGGGCGGTTGGCTGGTGGCGATGGCCGTGTGTGGGCTGGTGGGCAACTACGTGCTGTACCTGGTCGGTTTGAAAATGCTCAGCCCTGGCACTGCCCAGCTGGTGGTGCAAATGGGCCCGATCTTCTTGATGATCGCCAGTGTGTTCGTCTTCAAGGAACGCTTCAGCCGGGGCCAGGTGCTCGGGTTGTTTGTGTTGATCATCGGGTTTGGCCTGTTCTTCAACCAGCGTCTTGATGAGTTGCTCACCTCCATGGGCGCCTACACCGCCGGAGTGCTGACCATTCTGCTCGCCACCTCGATCTGGGTGTTCTACGCCCTGGGCCAGAAGCAATTGTTGACGGTGTGGAATTCGCTGCAGGTGATGATGGTGATCTACCTGACCTGCGCGTTGCTGCTCACGCCTTGGGCGCACCCGCTGGAAGCCCTGCAACTGAGCCCGTTGCAAGGCTGGCTGTTGCTGGCGTGCTGCATGAATACGCTGGTGGCCTATGGCGCGTTTGCCGAAGCGCTGGCGCATTGGGAGGCTTCGCGGGTGAGTGCGACTTTGGCGCTTACGCCGTTGGTGACGTTTGTGGCGGTGGCGTTGGCGGCGTGGTTGTGGCCTGAGTATGTGCAGGCTGAAGAGATCAACGCGCTCGGGTATTTCGGGGCGTTGGTGGTGGTGCTGGGGTCGGCGACGGTGGCGTTGGCGCCTTCGTTGTTGGCAGGGCTCAAGGCCCGGCGCTTACGCATGGCCTCCTAG
- a CDS encoding thiolase family protein produces MREVVIVDSVRTGLAKSFRGKFNQTRPDDMAAHCVNALLTRNGIDPASVEDCIVGAGSNEGAQGYNIGRNVAVLSQLGTGTAGMTLNRFCSSGLQAIAIAANQIASGCSDIIVAGGVESISLTMKSVNTDNLINPLLKEQVPGIYFPMGQTAEIVARRYNVSREEQDLYALQSQQRTAQAQADGLFDDEIVPMVVKYKVEDKTTGAVQILDGVVDRDDCNRPDTTLASLQGLKPVFAEDGSVTAGNSSQLSDGASMTLVMSLEKALELGLKPKAFFRGFTVAGCEPDEMGIGPVFSVPKLLKAKGLQVADIDLWELNEAFASQCLYARNRLEIDNAKYNVNGGSISIGHPFGMTGSRQVGHLVRELQRRNLRYGIVTMCVGGGMGATGLFEAVR; encoded by the coding sequence ATGCGTGAAGTAGTGATCGTCGACAGCGTGCGAACCGGCCTGGCCAAGTCCTTTCGTGGCAAGTTCAACCAGACCCGCCCGGATGATATGGCGGCCCATTGCGTCAACGCGTTGCTGACCCGCAATGGCATCGACCCGGCCAGCGTCGAGGATTGCATCGTTGGCGCTGGCTCCAATGAAGGCGCCCAGGGCTACAACATCGGACGCAACGTAGCAGTGCTCTCGCAATTGGGCACGGGCACGGCTGGCATGACCCTCAACCGTTTCTGCTCGTCGGGCCTGCAGGCGATTGCGATTGCCGCCAACCAGATTGCGTCGGGGTGCAGCGACATCATCGTTGCCGGTGGTGTCGAGTCCATCAGCCTGACCATGAAAAGCGTCAACACCGACAACCTGATCAACCCGCTGCTTAAAGAGCAGGTGCCGGGCATCTACTTCCCCATGGGCCAGACCGCCGAAATCGTCGCGCGCCGCTATAACGTCAGCCGCGAAGAACAAGACCTCTATGCCCTGCAAAGCCAGCAGCGCACCGCCCAGGCCCAGGCCGATGGCTTGTTTGACGATGAAATCGTGCCGATGGTCGTCAAGTACAAGGTCGAGGACAAGACCACCGGGGCCGTGCAGATCCTGGACGGCGTGGTCGACCGCGATGACTGCAACCGCCCCGACACTACCCTGGCCAGTCTCCAGGGGTTGAAGCCGGTGTTTGCCGAAGATGGCTCGGTGACGGCGGGTAACTCCTCGCAGCTGTCCGACGGCGCCTCGATGACCCTGGTGATGAGCCTGGAAAAAGCCCTGGAACTGGGGCTCAAGCCCAAGGCGTTTTTCCGTGGGTTTACCGTGGCCGGTTGCGAGCCGGACGAAATGGGCATCGGCCCGGTGTTCTCGGTGCCTAAGCTGCTCAAGGCCAAGGGCTTGCAGGTGGCGGATATCGACCTGTGGGAACTCAACGAGGCGTTCGCGTCGCAGTGCTTGTATGCGCGCAATCGCCTGGAAATCGACAATGCCAAATACAACGTCAATGGCGGCTCCATCTCTATCGGCCATCCGTTCGGCATGACCGGTTCGCGGCAGGTTGGGCATCTGGTGCGTGAGCTGCAACGGCGCAACCTGCGTTACGGCATCGTCACCATGTGTGTGGGCGGTGGCATGGGCGCCACTGGCCTCTTCGAAGCCGTGCGCTAG
- the pap gene encoding polyphosphate:AMP phosphotransferase: MFESAEIGHAIDKDTYDAEVPALREALLEVQYELQQQKRFPVIILINGIEGAGKGETVKLLNEWMDPRLIEVRTFDQQTDEELARPPAWRYWRQLPAKGRMGIFFGNWYSQMLQGRVHGQIKDARLDQAIAGAERLEKMLCDEGALIFKFWFHLSKKQMKARLKALADDPLHSWRISPLDWQQSETYDKFVHFGERILRRTSRDYAPWHVIEGVDAHYRSLTVGKLLLEGLQNALKLPKGKASGMNPAPLIASVDKKSLLDSLDLTLRLEKDDYEEQLITEQARFSGLMRDKRMRKHALVTVFEGNDAAGKGGAIRRVAAALDPRQYHIVPIAAPSEDERAQPYLWRFWQKIPARGMFTVFDRSWYGRVLVERIEGFCTPADWMRAYGEINDFEEQLRDAGVIVVKFWLAIDKQTQLERFQAREEIPFKRFKITEDDWRNRDKWDDYRAAVGDMVDRTSTEVAPWTLVEANDKRWARVKVLRTINRALEEAFEKTDKHDKKKKK; encoded by the coding sequence ATGTTCGAATCCGCCGAAATCGGTCACGCCATCGACAAAGACACCTACGACGCCGAAGTGCCGGCCCTGCGCGAAGCCTTGCTGGAGGTGCAGTACGAGCTGCAACAGCAGAAGCGCTTCCCGGTGATCATCCTGATCAATGGCATCGAAGGCGCCGGCAAGGGCGAAACCGTCAAGCTGCTCAATGAATGGATGGACCCGCGCTTGATCGAGGTGCGCACCTTCGACCAGCAGACCGACGAAGAACTGGCCCGCCCACCGGCCTGGCGCTACTGGCGCCAATTGCCGGCCAAGGGCCGCATGGGAATTTTTTTCGGCAACTGGTACAGCCAGATGCTGCAAGGCCGGGTGCACGGGCAGATCAAGGACGCACGCCTGGACCAGGCCATCGCCGGTGCCGAACGCCTGGAAAAAATGCTCTGCGACGAAGGCGCGCTGATTTTCAAATTCTGGTTCCACCTCTCCAAGAAGCAAATGAAGGCGCGGCTCAAGGCCCTGGCCGACGACCCGTTGCACAGCTGGCGCATCAGCCCGTTGGACTGGCAGCAGTCCGAGACCTACGACAAGTTTGTGCATTTCGGTGAGCGCATCCTGCGACGTACCAGCCGCGACTATGCGCCGTGGCATGTGATCGAAGGGGTGGACGCGCATTACCGCAGCCTTACCGTGGGCAAGCTGCTGCTGGAGGGCCTGCAAAACGCGCTGAAGTTGCCCAAGGGCAAGGCCAGCGGCATGAACCCGGCGCCGTTGATCGCCTCGGTGGACAAGAAGAGCCTGCTCGACAGCCTCGACCTGACCCTGCGCCTGGAGAAGGACGATTACGAAGAACAGCTGATCACCGAGCAGGCGCGTTTCTCCGGGCTGATGCGCGACAAACGCATGCGCAAGCACGCGCTGGTCACGGTATTTGAAGGCAACGACGCGGCGGGCAAGGGCGGGGCGATCCGTCGCGTGGCGGCCGCGTTGGACCCGCGCCAGTACCATATCGTGCCGATTGCCGCGCCGAGCGAGGACGAACGCGCCCAGCCCTACTTGTGGCGGTTCTGGCAGAAGATCCCAGCGCGCGGCATGTTCACCGTGTTCGACCGTTCATGGTACGGCCGCGTGCTGGTGGAGCGCATCGAGGGCTTCTGCACCCCGGCCGACTGGATGCGCGCCTATGGCGAGATCAATGACTTTGAAGAGCAACTGCGAGACGCGGGGGTGATCGTGGTCAAGTTCTGGCTGGCCATCGACAAACAGACCCAGTTGGAACGTTTCCAGGCTCGCGAGGAGATCCCTTTCAAGCGCTTCAAGATCACCGAGGACGACTGGCGCAACCGCGACAAGTGGGACGACTACCGCGCCGCCGTCGGCGATATGGTCGACCGCACCAGCACCGAGGTGGCGCCCTGGACCCTGGTGGAAGCCAATGACAAGCGTTGGGCGCGGGTCAAGGTGTTGCGCACCATCAACCGGGCGCTGGAAGAGGCGTTCGAAAAGACCGACAAGCACGACAAAAAGAAAAAGAAATAA
- the mnmC gene encoding bifunctional tRNA (5-methylaminomethyl-2-thiouridine)(34)-methyltransferase MnmD/FAD-dependent 5-carboxymethylaminomethyl-2-thiouridine(34) oxidoreductase MnmC codes for MNPISHAQLDWDDQGRPHSRVFDDVYFSDQSGLEETRYVFLEQNRLQERFAALADGGRLVIGETGFGTGLNFLCAWQLFEQHAVAGARLHFVSVEKYPLSHTDLQRALTLWPELKPFADQLLAQYIAIHQGFQRLVLDNGRVTLTLLIGDALEQLPQLDAQIDAWFLDGFAPAKNPDMWTAELFAELARLAAPGSTISTFTSTGWVRRLINAAGFKMKRTPGIGHKWEILRGEFLGWPADTPPPPVIKPWFARPAPLAGERRALVIGGGLAGCATAASLATRGWQVSVLERHAGLAQEASGNPQGVLYLKLSAHGTALSQMIVSGFGHTRRLLEHLQRGVDWDGCGVLQLGFNAKEAERQAQLAQAFAPGLLHLLDQAQAEAQAGVALEHGGLFFPEGGWVHPPALCEWQARQPGIAVLTHRDVLELRKADGAWQAWDGDSLLASAPVVVLAGAAEVKRFAPSAELPLKRIRGQITRLPQTEASQALATVVCAEGYMAPARLGEHTLGASFDFKNDDLTPTAAEHAGNLAMLQEISPDLAQRLGAGQLAPEHLEGRAAFRCTSPDYLPIVGPLADPQQFSEAYGVLSKDARQVPDTPCPWLDGLYVNSGHGSRGLITAPLSGELLAAWLDNEPLPLPRSVAEACHPNRFAVRGLIRAKA; via the coding sequence ATGAACCCCATCTCCCACGCCCAGCTCGACTGGGATGACCAAGGCCGCCCGCACTCGCGGGTCTTCGATGACGTGTACTTCTCCGACCAGTCGGGCCTGGAAGAAACCCGCTACGTGTTCCTTGAGCAGAACCGTTTGCAGGAGCGCTTTGCCGCGCTGGCGGACGGCGGGCGGCTGGTGATCGGCGAAACCGGCTTCGGCACCGGCCTGAATTTCCTGTGTGCCTGGCAGTTGTTCGAGCAACACGCCGTGGCGGGGGCGCGCCTGCATTTTGTCAGCGTGGAAAAGTACCCGCTGAGCCACACCGACCTGCAACGCGCCCTGACCCTGTGGCCGGAGTTGAAACCCTTCGCCGATCAGTTGCTGGCCCAGTACATTGCCATCCACCAGGGCTTCCAGCGCCTGGTGCTGGATAACGGCCGCGTGACCCTGACCCTGTTGATCGGCGATGCCCTGGAGCAACTGCCGCAACTGGATGCACAGATTGACGCGTGGTTCCTCGACGGCTTCGCCCCGGCGAAAAACCCCGACATGTGGACCGCCGAGCTGTTCGCCGAACTGGCGCGGCTGGCGGCGCCGGGCTCGACCATCAGCACCTTTACCAGCACCGGCTGGGTGCGCCGGCTGATCAATGCCGCCGGGTTCAAGATGAAACGCACGCCAGGCATCGGCCACAAGTGGGAGATCCTGCGCGGCGAGTTTCTCGGCTGGCCCGCCGATACCCCCCCGCCCCCCGTGATCAAACCCTGGTTCGCCCGCCCTGCCCCCTTGGCCGGCGAGCGCCGCGCGCTGGTGATCGGCGGCGGCCTGGCCGGTTGCGCCACGGCCGCCAGCCTGGCGACGCGGGGCTGGCAGGTCAGTGTGCTGGAACGTCACGCCGGCTTGGCGCAGGAAGCCTCGGGCAATCCGCAGGGGGTGCTGTACCTCAAGCTCTCGGCCCACGGCACAGCGTTGTCGCAGATGATCGTCAGTGGTTTCGGGCATACCCGGCGTCTGCTCGAGCACCTGCAACGCGGGGTGGATTGGGATGGCTGCGGCGTGCTGCAACTGGGCTTCAACGCCAAGGAAGCCGAGCGCCAGGCGCAACTGGCCCAGGCGTTTGCGCCGGGCTTGCTGCACCTGCTGGATCAGGCCCAGGCCGAGGCCCAAGCCGGTGTGGCGCTCGAACATGGCGGGCTGTTTTTCCCCGAAGGCGGCTGGGTACACCCGCCCGCCCTGTGCGAATGGCAAGCCCGCCAGCCAGGCATCGCGGTGCTCACCCATCGTGACGTGCTGGAGCTGCGCAAGGCCGACGGCGCGTGGCAGGCGTGGGACGGCGACAGCTTGCTGGCAAGCGCCCCGGTGGTGGTGCTGGCCGGCGCCGCCGAGGTCAAGCGCTTTGCGCCGAGTGCCGAGTTGCCCCTCAAGCGCATTCGCGGGCAGATCACCCGCTTGCCGCAGACCGAGGCGAGCCAGGCCTTGGCCACCGTGGTGTGTGCCGAGGGCTATATGGCACCGGCGCGTCTGGGGGAGCACACCCTCGGCGCCAGCTTCGACTTCAAGAACGATGACCTGACGCCCACCGCCGCCGAACATGCGGGCAACCTGGCGATGCTGCAGGAAATCTCCCCCGACCTGGCGCAACGCCTGGGCGCCGGGCAACTGGCCCCCGAACACCTCGAAGGCCGCGCCGCGTTCCGCTGCACCAGCCCGGACTACCTGCCCATTGTCGGACCGCTGGCAGACCCGCAGCAATTCAGCGAGGCCTATGGCGTGCTGAGCAAAGACGCGCGCCAAGTGCCGGACACGCCCTGCCCGTGGCTCGACGGCCTGTACGTCAATAGCGGCCACGGCTCCCGCGGGCTGATCACCGCACCGTTATCCGGGGAGTTGCTGGCGGCCTGGCTGGACAACGAACCGTTGCCGCTGCCCAGAAGCGTGGCCGAAGCCTGCCATCCGAACCGTTTTGCCGTGCGCGGGTTGATTCGCGCCAAGGCTTAA